A genomic window from Solanum stenotomum isolate F172 chromosome 10, ASM1918654v1, whole genome shotgun sequence includes:
- the LOC125842792 gene encoding uncharacterized protein LOC125842792 — MVEVFCILIIIIIVVVVVVVVVVVVVVVVVFVVVFVVVFIVVVVVVVIVVVVVVVVVIVIVVVIVVVVVVVVVVVVVVLVLVVVVVVVVIVIVVITSQEESSSSSQQLVRLEDIPKDSPLYESRF, encoded by the exons ATGGTAGAAGTTTT TTGtatcttaattattattattattgttgttgttgttgttgtcgttgtcGTTGTCGTTGTCGTTGTCGTTGTCGTTTTCGTTGTCGTTTTCGTTGTCGTTTTCATTGTCGTTGTCGTTGTCGTTGTCATTGTCGTTGTCGTTGTCGTTGTCGTTGTCATTGTCATTGTCGTTGTCATTGTCGTTGTCGTTGTCGTTGTCGTTGTCGTTGTCGTTGTCGTTCTCGTTCTCGTTGTCgttgtcgttgttgttgttattgttattgttgttattactTCCCAAGAAGAGTCTTCATCTAGTTCGCAACAATTGGTTCGtttggaagatattccaaaaGACAGTCCATTGTATGAGTCCaggttttga